TTCATGTTCGGGCCGCGGTCCGGCACGATGGCCGCATCGCCCGCCAGCGCCAGCCATTCGGTGTGCATGTGCAATTGCACCTCGTGCCCGCGCGTCACGATGGGCTCCACGATATCGGCGATGGCCCCCGTGCCCCACAGCATGGCGGGCATGGGATCGACAAAGAACACGGCCTTCATGCCGCAGCGGTCGAACACATCCATCTGGTAGAAGATGCCCGCCTCGCCATCGCTCATCCGGCAGGCCACGGCGCGGTCGAAATTCGCAGCGCGTGAATCCCGGCCATGCTTCGCGGTGAAGCCGGATTCGTATTCCGTATCGATGGTGAAATATAGACGGGCCATGATCGGCGTCGCGCGCGGCGCGGCGGCTCCTGCGGTTGCGATTGGCATAACGGAACGGTTTTACCGGATTGGCCGTTAACATTTCGCAAGCAAAGGCCCACACTGCGGTTCGCGACTCGCACAACATGGAGACAGGACGATGGGACTTTTCGACAGCATACTGGGCCAGGTCCAGGGCAACCCGACCGTGACGAACATGGCGGAAAAGCTGGGCATCGATCCCGACATGGCCGCCAAGGCCGTCGCCGCACTGGGCGAAGCGCATACCGATCCGGGCGACACGATCAGCGTCGCTGCGGAAAAGACCGGAATGGATGCCGGCACGCTTGAGAAAATCCGCGAACAGATCGGCGGCGAAGGCAGCCTGGCGAAGTTCGCCAGCATGCTGGACCGCGATGGAGACGGAAATCCGCTGAACGATATCGCCGGTTTCGCCAGCGGCCTGTTCGGGAAGAAGTAGGATGAACCTTTCGCAGGTCCTGCAGCAATCCGGCGTCATCGAAAGCATGGCGCGTGAACTCAACATCGACGAACAGACCGCGCGCATGGGCGCTGGCGCACTGCTGCCGGCAATCGTGGCCGGCATGGGCCGACAGACCACCAGCGCTCCCGGCGCAGGCGGACTGGGCGGCCTTGGAGAGATCCTGGGCGGCGCTCTGGGCGGTACACAGCCCTCCGGCGGCGGTTTGGGCGGTGCGCTCGGCGGCGGTCTGGGCGGCGGCTTGGGCGGCATCCTGCTGGACGCCGTGCTGAAGAAAGACCCTACGCCCACTTCGCCAGGCAACGATATCCTCGGCCAGATCTTCGGCAGCAAGGATGTCAGCCGCGGCGTGGCGGAAGAGGTTGCCGGCTCGACCGGCATCAGCAGCGACATCCTGAAAAAGATGCTGCCGATCCTGGCCATGGCCGTGATCGGTTACATGATGAAGGAAAAGCAGGGCAGCGGTGCCGCGCCGCAGGGCGGAGCCCTGGGCGGCGCGCTTGGCGGTATCCTCGGCCAGGTCGTGACCGGCATGATGAAACGCTAGGGACTGGCGCCCGCGACTACTGCGCCATCCAGTCCTTCCGCTCCAGCAGGTCTAGCAGCCCCAGCGGCTCCCAGCCCTTGCTGGCGCGGTAGCGGTTCACCATCGGCACGTAATATTGCAGCATCACGAAGCCCGTGTTGCTGATGAATTGCTCGCCCACCGGCCCGTCCATCAGCCCGCGCTCGCGCAGGTCTTTCAATTGCCACAGGTAATTGGTGTAGAACTCCTGCCGGAACAGGTTGATCGCGGGCCAGTGCTTTTCCTGAACCTTTGCCATCCGCTCGCCTGCGCGCAGCTGCGGCGTGGAATAGAGCCGGTATAGCGGCGCCGCGTCCGGTCCCAGTGCCGGGACGAGGGCGCTGTAGACTTTTCCGGGATCGTAATAGCGTTTGCCCTGAACCTTCAGCTTCGTGGCCGCAAGCTCGTCCATCGGCACGGTCTCGTGCAGCGCCAGCAGACGCACGGTGTAGCGCCAATTCGTGCCTGTCCGCTCGCTCTTGTAGTAATCGGGCGTCGGCGGGTGGCATTCGGTTCGGGTCAGCGCCGCGCCCCAGGGATTGGGATTGATAACCGGCACGGTGAAGCATCGCTCCGGCTCGCCCTCGACGCGCACGCGCCGGGTCAGCGGAACCTTTTCGCGGTCGACCACAGCGAAGCCGCTGTAACCGCCGGTAATCGCCAGGTGGGAAGCCAGTCCCATCACCAGGCTGTCGCGGCCGTGAAGTTTCGTCAGCGGACCCTCGTTCAGCTCCAGCCGCATGACGTCGTCCGACAGCGAGAGATCTTCCAGCGCGGGGTAATAGAAGCTGAGGTCGACCTTGCCCCAATCGTGCCACTGCGTGCCGTCTTGCGTGGCAAGAGCCGGGCTGGGCGCGGCCACGCCTGCCAGCAGCAGGAGCGCGGCAGCAAGGCCAGCGAACATGCGGGTGAAAAGACTGGTGATGTGGCGGTTCAGCATGGTGCGACTCCTGAAAACCGCGATCAGGTTACGCCTCGCGCCGGTATTGTCAAAACCGCTCACTCGGCGCCGGGCTCGGCCTCATGGCCGCGCGCCGCATCGACATATTCCCAGATCCGGCTGACCACGACGGAGCCTTCGCCAACGGCGCTGGCCACGCGCTTGACCGATCCGGCTCGCACGTCGCCCACCGCGTAAATGCCATCGCAGCTTGTCTCGTAAGGTGTTTCGCGGCCCACAGCGGCGCCCGTCTTCACGAAACCGCGCTCGTCCACCTCCGCCATGCCGGACAGCCAGCCCGTGTTGGGCGCAGCGCCGATCATGATGAACAGCGCGCGGCTGTCGATCCGCTTGGGACCGTCCGGCCCCTCGATCGTCACTGCCTCCAGACGCCCTTCGCCATGCAGCTGCGTGACCGTGGTTTGGTAATGGATGGTGATGCGATCATCCGCCTCCAGCCGGCGTGAGAGGTAGCTGGACATGGATGCGGCCAGGCTGTCCCCGCGCACGACCAGATGGACGTGTTTCGCCGCGCGGCTGATGTGCATGGCGGCCTGCCCGGCAGAATTGCCGCCGCCGACCACCACGGCTTCCGTGCCCCGGCAGTATCGGGCTTCCATCTCCGTGGCGGCGTAGAATATACCGCTGCCTTCCATCTCCTCCAGCCCGTCCAGCGGTAGGCGGCGGTATTGTACGCCGGTGCCCACCAGCACGGCGCGGGCGCATACCTCGTCGCCATCGTCCAGCGTGGCGCAAAAGGCGCCGTCGTCGCGGTGGCGCAGGCC
This genomic interval from Paraurantiacibacter namhicola contains the following:
- a CDS encoding DUF937 domain-containing protein; this translates as MNLSQVLQQSGVIESMARELNIDEQTARMGAGALLPAIVAGMGRQTTSAPGAGGLGGLGEILGGALGGTQPSGGGLGGALGGGLGGGLGGILLDAVLKKDPTPTSPGNDILGQIFGSKDVSRGVAEEVAGSTGISSDILKKMLPILAMAVIGYMMKEKQGSGAAPQGGALGGALGGILGQVVTGMMKR